In Thermococcus sp. M39, the genomic stretch GTGTTATCAAACTCTGCCAGTCCAAAATCTATGAAGTAAATTTTTCCCTCTCTTAAAATCATGTTGGATGTCGTCAAATCTCCGTGAATAATACCCGCTTCATGCAGTTTCCCAATTTGCCTTCCAATTTCGCGGCAAAGTTTTAAACGTTCTTCTATTGGGATTTTTTCCAGATACTCTTTCAAACGCTCTCCTTCGATGAATTCCATAACAATTTTCATATCCTTCAAATCAACTTCATAGACATAGGGAACATTAACCCCAAACTCTTTAGCTCTGTGCAGAATTCTTGCTTCTCTAACAGTTCTTTCTTTCCTCAGTTTCTGGTCAATCTCCTTTATCCTGTACCGCTTTGAAATACGGTGCTTTATGATTACTTTTTCCTCATTAAATGGGAAATAAAGCTCCTCAAATTTAGCTAAATAAATTTTTGCCTCTGCTCCCTGCTTTATCAATTCCATCAACACCACCTGCTTAATCTGTAACCAGTTTGAAATCCTCAATGAATTTTTTGTACTCTTTTATTGTCGCTCTTATTGTTATTATATCCTCGATTTTTACTATGAGCACTCCCACATCACCTTTTATGACAAACCTTGCAGTGTTAACATCGTTTTCTTCCAGCTTTTGAATAGCATATCTAAGCTTATCTTCACTGCTTTTCAGCATATCATCTACAAGTGATGCGCGATTTTCAACATCAATATCAACTAAGCCATACTGAATAATTTTCTCAAACATCTTTATGATGCCTTCTTTTCCACATGTTATTCCATATATTTCTACTTTGTCCATATCCTAATCGCCTCTTTTAGTTTGAGTCGTTGTGCTTAAATAACTTATTTACTTTCGTTGGTTTCTAATTTCTTAATAAATTGTCTATTGGGTTTAATTTTTCTATCTTTCTTAGCAATTTAACAAAAATTTCAATTAAAATTTGAATTTTTGAACAAAAACCTTTTATAGAACACTAACGTATGGAGAGCGTATTGGAATCTTTAGGAGGAATGTGAAAATGGCACAATTAGTTGGACAAGGCGGGCAACCAATAGTTATTCTCCCTGAGGGAACCCAGAGGTACATTGGTAGGGATGCTCAGAGATTGAATATTTTGGCTGCTAGGATTGTTGCTGAGACTGTTAGGACCACTTTGGGGCCAAAGGGAATGGATAAAATGCTTGTTGACAGCTTGGGGGACATCGTTATCACAAACGACGGTGCAACTATTTTGGACAAAATTGATCTTCAGCACCCAGCTGCAAAGATGATGGTTGAAGTTGCTAAGACCCAAGATGAAGAAGCTGGTGATGGAACTACCACCGCTGTTGTTATCGCTGGTGAGCTTTTAAGGAAGGCTGAGGAGTTAATTGACCAGAACATTCACCCATCGATAATTGTTAAAGGTTACACTTTAGCTGTTGAAAAAGCCCAAGAGATACTTGAGGATATTGCTATAAAAGTTGATCCAGAGGATGAGGAAACTCTCATAAAGATAGCAAAAACAGCAATCACTGGTAAGAGCGCTGAATCTCACAGAGAACACTTGGCTAAGTTGGCTGTTGAGGCAGTTAAGCAAGTTGCAGAGAAAAAGGATGGCAAGTTTGAGGTTGACATTGACAACATTAAAATTGAGAAGAAAGAAGGAGAGAGCGTTGAAGAGAGTCAGCTTATCAGAGGTGTTGTAATAGACAAAGAGAGAGTTCACCCAAGGATGCCAAAGAGAGTTGAAAATGCAAAAATAGCTCTTATCAGTGATGCTCTCGAAATTAAGAAGACTGAAACTGATGCAAAGATCAACATCACTGCCCCAGACCAGCTTTATGCGTTTCTTGAGCAAGAGGAAAAGATGATTAAGGACATGGTTGATCAGATTGTTGCTACTGGTGCAAATGTTGTGTTTGTTCAGAAAGGT encodes the following:
- a CDS encoding Kae1-associated kinase Bud32; this translates as MELIKQGAEAKIYLAKFEELYFPFNEEKVIIKHRISKRYRIKEIDQKLRKERTVREARILHRAKEFGVNVPYVYEVDLKDMKIVMEFIEGERLKEYLEKIPIEERLKLCREIGRQIGKLHEAGIIHGDLTTSNMILREGKIYFIDFGLAEFDNTVEAQGVDLHLLKRAMESTHYKWFEKGFEAVLEGYGEVRGKEKAQELKEKIEEIESRGRYVRERKWIK
- the thsB gene encoding thermosome subunit beta, with amino-acid sequence MAQLVGQGGQPIVILPEGTQRYIGRDAQRLNILAARIVAETVRTTLGPKGMDKMLVDSLGDIVITNDGATILDKIDLQHPAAKMMVEVAKTQDEEAGDGTTTAVVIAGELLRKAEELIDQNIHPSIIVKGYTLAVEKAQEILEDIAIKVDPEDEETLIKIAKTAITGKSAESHREHLAKLAVEAVKQVAEKKDGKFEVDIDNIKIEKKEGESVEESQLIRGVVIDKERVHPRMPKRVENAKIALISDALEIKKTETDAKINITAPDQLYAFLEQEEKMIKDMVDQIVATGANVVFVQKGIDDLAQHYLAKAGILAVRRVKKSDMEKLAKATGAKIVTNVKDLTSEDLGYA